One window from the genome of Solea solea chromosome 13, fSolSol10.1, whole genome shotgun sequence encodes:
- the cldn12 gene encoding claudin-12, with protein MSCRDIHATNAFAFILAIVSVGGLAVAAVLPQWRVTRLVTFNRNAKNVSVYDGLWSKCVKQDGYSGCYYYDSEWYSKVDQLDLRLLQFCLPAGLFFGSLALLLCMTGMCKTCCCSDKPEPDIKTIRFLVNSAGCHLVAAMFLFLGGAIAMAPSVWFLFHTKQLNIRYVNIFTDGFAVYMSIGCSGGLMLASLLMSMWYCMCKKLPSPFWLPLSSMPTSPSTQPLTANGYPPSPVYGPQPFPPQTYPPTVIDAQAYLPAQGYAQSMVAPAPPQVYMSQMSAPDGYGSEVGVHQAYSYAPSQSYAPSQIYAPSQSYAASQSYAPSQGYATSYAGHRNSSRSRMSAIEIDIPVLTQGE; from the exons ATGTCGTGCCGGGACATCCATGCCACCAACGCTTTTGCCTTCATCCTCGCTATCGTGTCAGTGGGAGGTCTTGCTGTGGCAGCAGTACTCCCACAGTGGCGTGTAACAAGACTCGTCACCTTCAATCGCAATGCCAagaatgtcagtgtttatgatgGACTCTGGTCTAAATGTGTAAAACAAGATGGCTATTCTGGATGCTACTACTATGATTCAGAG TGGTACTCTAAAGTGGACCAGCTCGACCTGCGGCTCCTGCAGTTCTGTCTGCCTGCTGGATTGTTCTTCGGCTCTCTAGCTTTGCTACTGTGCATGACTGGGATGTGTaagacctgctgctgctcagacaAACCTGAACCAGACATTAAGACTATCAGGTTCCTGGTTAACAGTGCAGGCTGTCACCTGGTGGCTGCGATGTTCTTGTTCCTGGGTGGAGCCATCGCCATGGCACCCTCAGTGTGGTTCCTGTTCCACACTAAGCAGCTCAACATCAGATATGTCAATATTTTTACAGACGGGTTTGCAGTATATATGTCAATCGGCTGCTCTGGAGGACTAATGCTGGCGTCTCTGCTGATGTCCATGTGGTATTGTATGTGTAAGAAGTTACCTTCACCCTTCTGGTTGCCTCTGTCCTCCATGCCGACCTCTCCATCCACCCAACCTCTCACTGCTAATGGATATCCTCCCTCCCCAGTGTATGGCCCTCAGCCCTTCCCTCCACAGACTTACCCTCCCACAGTCATCGACGCACAGGCTTATTTGCCAGCCCAGGGTTATGCACAGAGTATGGTTGCCCCTGCGCCACCACAGGTGTACATGTCTCAGATGTCTGCCCCAGATGGGTATGGCTCAGAGGTAGGGGTACACCAGGCCTACAGCTATGCCCCCTCTCAGAGCTATGCCCCCTCTCAGATCTATGCTCCCTCACAGAGTTATGCGGCTTCACAAAGCTATGCTCCCTCTCAGGGCTATGCCACCAGCTATGCAGGCCACCGCAACTCCAGCCGCTCGCGGATGTCTGCCATTGAGATTGACATTCCTGTGCTGACACAGGGAGAATAA